One Vespa velutina chromosome 9, iVesVel2.1, whole genome shotgun sequence DNA segment encodes these proteins:
- the LOC124951588 gene encoding ankyrin repeat and LEM domain-containing protein 2 homolog isoform X3: MDNEHLKNHNLTNGTGFHAVYIPHENNELLDNNTKDNLHIYTNKAEALRVIKEHKTGRLKTFKSYTDAEEYATTGHEQTYNCAYNTVNVGVPVIEEKSSNFKGPKTQDLICFKKLIESGDLDAVKDTIWGNPRYLISSGDTPAILQEGCRYNALHIAAKAGWADICELILNTVGDTEFMHLFYGEEGNKSYVDRADVMLDLYLNTPDKGLNETPLHFAVKFGFRDVVKVFVSYSQCIKTLTNKFGQAPVDMICKRKCQGNELLIKEIRMLLEEQYYVPVLRADDKTMQPTIGEPFSPTSPLNFNNDPISPCVKVRAFAGPMTKSQAVEFRKKWKTPPRRCITPIKKDIQEINILNSSNENLTLRLQDTEKGLERIGRNLAEEYKVSWKEYWHFLNDFADFHCVDGLAKLEKYLEQRFVKQSYYCDKKATIDKSNIDSKPDFCDEFDRLCLKLKSISLFNKSDENDNDENEFFTPPSTPPLIHSDSEDDMYTAEEGCTLFIEKSVIFLKMFYNLIYNYIQLLIY, from the exons ATGGATAATGAACATCTTAAGAATCATAACCTCACAAATGGAACTGGTTTTCATGCTGTATATATACCTCATGAGAACAATGAATTGTTAGACAATAATACAAAAG ataatcTTCATATTTATACAAACAAAGCTGAAGCTTTAAGAGTAATAAAGGAACATAAAACAGGACGTTTGAAAACATTTAAGTCTTATACTGATGCTGAAGAATATGCAACAACTGGACATGAACAAACGTACAATTGTGCTTATAATACTGTTAATGTAGGAGTCCCtgtgatcgaagaaaaatcaagtAACTTTAAAGGTCCTAAGACTCAAGATCttatatgttttaaaaaattgatagaaaGTGGAGATTTAGATGCAGTAAAAGATACAATTTGGGGAAATCCTAGATATTTAATTAGCAGTGGAGATACACCTGCAATTTTACAA GAAGGTTGTCGATATAATGCACTACATATAGCAGCGAAAGCTGGTTGGGCTGATATATGTGAATTGATATTAAACACTGTAGGAGATACAGAATTCATGCATTTATTTTATGgtgaagaaggaaataaaagctATGTGGATCGTGCTGACGTTATGTTagatttgtatttaaatacaCCTGACAAAGGATTAAATGAGACACCCTTACACTTTGCAGTTAAATTTGGTTTTCGAGATGTAGTTaaagtttttgtttcttattcacAATGTATTAAAACTTTGACTAATAAGTTTGGCCAAGCACCTGTTGAT ATGATATGTAAGCGAAAGTGCCAAGGAAATGAATTgctaataaaagaaatacgtaTGCTATTAGAGGAACAGTATTATGTTCCAGTATTGAGAGCTGATGATAAAACAATGCAGCCAACCATTGGTGAACCATTTTCTCCAACAAGCCCTTTG aattttaataacgatccTATTAGTCCATGTGTTAAGGTACGTGCATTTGCTGGACCTATGACAAAGTCACAAGCAGTAGAATTtaggaaaaaatggaaaacacCACCACGTCGTTGTATTACtcctattaaaaaagatattcaagaaattaatattttaaattcttccAATGAAAATTTGACTTTAAGACTTCAGGATACAGAAAAAGGACTTGAACGAATTGGACg AAATCTTGCTGAAGAATATAAAGTATCTTGGAAAGAATATTGGCATTTCTTGAATGATTTTGCTGATTTTCATTGTGTTGATGGTTTGGcaaaattggaaaaatatttggaaCAAAGATTTGTTAAACAATCATATTACTGTGATAAG aAAGCAACAATTGATAAATCCAATATAGATTCAAAACCAGACTTCTGTGATGAGTTTGATAGACTATGTCtcaaattaaaatcgatttcgTTATTCAATAAATCcgatgaaaatgataacgatgaaa ATGAATTTTTTACTCCACCATCTACTCCACCATTGATACATTCTGATTCGGAAGATGATATGTATACTGCAGAAGAAGGCTGTACATTGTTTATTGAAAAGTcagtaatatttttgaaaatgttctataatctaatttataattatatacagtTATTAATCTATTAG
- the LOC124951588 gene encoding ankyrin repeat and LEM domain-containing protein 2 homolog isoform X2: MDNEHLKNHNLTNGTGFHAVYIPHENNELLDNNTKDNLHIYTNKAEALRVIKEHKTGRLKTFKSYTDAEEYATTGHEQTYNCAYNTVNVGVPVIEEKSSNFKGPKTQDLICFKKLIESGDLDAVKDTIWGNPRYLISSGDTPAILQEGCRYNALHIAAKAGWADICELILNTVGDTEFMHLFYGEEGNKSYVDRADVMLDLYLNTPDKGLNETPLHFAVKFGFRDVVKVFVSYSQCIKTLTNKFGQAPVDMICKRKCQGNELLIKEIRMLLEEQYYVPVLRADDKTMQPTIGEPFSPTSPLNFNNDPISPCVKVRAFAGPMTKSQAVEFRKKWKTPPRRCITPIKKDIQEINILNSSNENLTLRLQDTEKGLERIGRNLAEEYKVSWKEYWHFLNDFADFHCVDGLAKLEKYLEQRFVKQSYYCDKKATIDKSNIDSKPDFCDEFDRLCLKLKSISLFNKSDENDNDENEFFTPPSTPPLIHSDSEDDMYTAEEGCTLFIENDIPTRIDYAVYNAVSPSIDPDTYPNIYRWRHEMQLIMKRDRHSFNVVNTIRRKLLMSP; this comes from the exons ATGGATAATGAACATCTTAAGAATCATAACCTCACAAATGGAACTGGTTTTCATGCTGTATATATACCTCATGAGAACAATGAATTGTTAGACAATAATACAAAAG ataatcTTCATATTTATACAAACAAAGCTGAAGCTTTAAGAGTAATAAAGGAACATAAAACAGGACGTTTGAAAACATTTAAGTCTTATACTGATGCTGAAGAATATGCAACAACTGGACATGAACAAACGTACAATTGTGCTTATAATACTGTTAATGTAGGAGTCCCtgtgatcgaagaaaaatcaagtAACTTTAAAGGTCCTAAGACTCAAGATCttatatgttttaaaaaattgatagaaaGTGGAGATTTAGATGCAGTAAAAGATACAATTTGGGGAAATCCTAGATATTTAATTAGCAGTGGAGATACACCTGCAATTTTACAA GAAGGTTGTCGATATAATGCACTACATATAGCAGCGAAAGCTGGTTGGGCTGATATATGTGAATTGATATTAAACACTGTAGGAGATACAGAATTCATGCATTTATTTTATGgtgaagaaggaaataaaagctATGTGGATCGTGCTGACGTTATGTTagatttgtatttaaatacaCCTGACAAAGGATTAAATGAGACACCCTTACACTTTGCAGTTAAATTTGGTTTTCGAGATGTAGTTaaagtttttgtttcttattcacAATGTATTAAAACTTTGACTAATAAGTTTGGCCAAGCACCTGTTGAT ATGATATGTAAGCGAAAGTGCCAAGGAAATGAATTgctaataaaagaaatacgtaTGCTATTAGAGGAACAGTATTATGTTCCAGTATTGAGAGCTGATGATAAAACAATGCAGCCAACCATTGGTGAACCATTTTCTCCAACAAGCCCTTTG aattttaataacgatccTATTAGTCCATGTGTTAAGGTACGTGCATTTGCTGGACCTATGACAAAGTCACAAGCAGTAGAATTtaggaaaaaatggaaaacacCACCACGTCGTTGTATTACtcctattaaaaaagatattcaagaaattaatattttaaattcttccAATGAAAATTTGACTTTAAGACTTCAGGATACAGAAAAAGGACTTGAACGAATTGGACg AAATCTTGCTGAAGAATATAAAGTATCTTGGAAAGAATATTGGCATTTCTTGAATGATTTTGCTGATTTTCATTGTGTTGATGGTTTGGcaaaattggaaaaatatttggaaCAAAGATTTGTTAAACAATCATATTACTGTGATAAG aAAGCAACAATTGATAAATCCAATATAGATTCAAAACCAGACTTCTGTGATGAGTTTGATAGACTATGTCtcaaattaaaatcgatttcgTTATTCAATAAATCcgatgaaaatgataacgatgaaa ATGAATTTTTTACTCCACCATCTACTCCACCATTGATACATTCTGATTCGGAAGATGATATGTATACTGCAGAAGAAGGCTGTACATTGTTTATTGAAAA TGACATACCAACAAGAATTGATTATGCTGTATACAATGCTGTTTCGCCTTCTATTGATCCTGATACATATCCAAACATTTATCGTTGGCGACATGAAATGCAACTCATTATGAAACGTGATAGGCACAg ttTCAACGTAGTAAATACgattagaagaaaattattaatgagtCCATAA
- the LOC124951588 gene encoding ankyrin repeat and LEM domain-containing protein 2 homolog isoform X1, with the protein MDNEHLKNHNLTNGTGFHAVYIPHENNELLDNNTKDNLHIYTNKAEALRVIKEHKTGRLKTFKSYTDAEEYATTGHEQTYNCAYNTVNVGVPVIEEKSSNFKGPKTQDLICFKKLIESGDLDAVKDTIWGNPRYLISSGDTPAILQEGCRYNALHIAAKAGWADICELILNTVGDTEFMHLFYGEEGNKSYVDRADVMLDLYLNTPDKGLNETPLHFAVKFGFRDVVKVFVSYSQCIKTLTNKFGQAPVDMICKRKCQGNELLIKEIRMLLEEQYYVPVLRADDKTMQPTIGEPFSPTSPLNFNNDPISPCVKVRAFAGPMTKSQAVEFRKKWKTPPRRCITPIKKDIQEINILNSSNENLTLRLQDTEKGLERIGRNLAEEYKVSWKEYWHFLNDFADFHCVDGLAKLEKYLEQRFVKQSYYCDKKATIDKSNIDSKPDFCDEFDRLCLKLKSISLFNKSDENDNDENVMNLSGITNLSDDSQNKFSIENNDEFFTPPSTPPLIHSDSEDDMYTAEEGCTLFIENDIPTRIDYAVYNAVSPSIDPDTYPNIYRWRHEMQLIMKRDRHSFNVVNTIRRKLLMSP; encoded by the exons ATGGATAATGAACATCTTAAGAATCATAACCTCACAAATGGAACTGGTTTTCATGCTGTATATATACCTCATGAGAACAATGAATTGTTAGACAATAATACAAAAG ataatcTTCATATTTATACAAACAAAGCTGAAGCTTTAAGAGTAATAAAGGAACATAAAACAGGACGTTTGAAAACATTTAAGTCTTATACTGATGCTGAAGAATATGCAACAACTGGACATGAACAAACGTACAATTGTGCTTATAATACTGTTAATGTAGGAGTCCCtgtgatcgaagaaaaatcaagtAACTTTAAAGGTCCTAAGACTCAAGATCttatatgttttaaaaaattgatagaaaGTGGAGATTTAGATGCAGTAAAAGATACAATTTGGGGAAATCCTAGATATTTAATTAGCAGTGGAGATACACCTGCAATTTTACAA GAAGGTTGTCGATATAATGCACTACATATAGCAGCGAAAGCTGGTTGGGCTGATATATGTGAATTGATATTAAACACTGTAGGAGATACAGAATTCATGCATTTATTTTATGgtgaagaaggaaataaaagctATGTGGATCGTGCTGACGTTATGTTagatttgtatttaaatacaCCTGACAAAGGATTAAATGAGACACCCTTACACTTTGCAGTTAAATTTGGTTTTCGAGATGTAGTTaaagtttttgtttcttattcacAATGTATTAAAACTTTGACTAATAAGTTTGGCCAAGCACCTGTTGAT ATGATATGTAAGCGAAAGTGCCAAGGAAATGAATTgctaataaaagaaatacgtaTGCTATTAGAGGAACAGTATTATGTTCCAGTATTGAGAGCTGATGATAAAACAATGCAGCCAACCATTGGTGAACCATTTTCTCCAACAAGCCCTTTG aattttaataacgatccTATTAGTCCATGTGTTAAGGTACGTGCATTTGCTGGACCTATGACAAAGTCACAAGCAGTAGAATTtaggaaaaaatggaaaacacCACCACGTCGTTGTATTACtcctattaaaaaagatattcaagaaattaatattttaaattcttccAATGAAAATTTGACTTTAAGACTTCAGGATACAGAAAAAGGACTTGAACGAATTGGACg AAATCTTGCTGAAGAATATAAAGTATCTTGGAAAGAATATTGGCATTTCTTGAATGATTTTGCTGATTTTCATTGTGTTGATGGTTTGGcaaaattggaaaaatatttggaaCAAAGATTTGTTAAACAATCATATTACTGTGATAAG aAAGCAACAATTGATAAATCCAATATAGATTCAAAACCAGACTTCTGTGATGAGTTTGATAGACTATGTCtcaaattaaaatcgatttcgTTATTCAATAAATCcgatgaaaatgataacgatgaaa aTGTAATGAATCTATCAGGAATCACAAATTTATCCGACGATTCACAAAATAAATTTAGCATAGAAAATAATG ATGAATTTTTTACTCCACCATCTACTCCACCATTGATACATTCTGATTCGGAAGATGATATGTATACTGCAGAAGAAGGCTGTACATTGTTTATTGAAAA TGACATACCAACAAGAATTGATTATGCTGTATACAATGCTGTTTCGCCTTCTATTGATCCTGATACATATCCAAACATTTATCGTTGGCGACATGAAATGCAACTCATTATGAAACGTGATAGGCACAg ttTCAACGTAGTAAATACgattagaagaaaattattaatgagtCCATAA
- the LOC124951587 gene encoding prosaposin — protein sequence MKEMLIALCAILAVSTAKSIITAESAPYLLGAKECTWGPSYWCHNITTSANCNATHHCIKKVWEKMEVPEDNDTVCGVCKDMVQQARDQLESNQTQQDLKAVFEGSCKLIHINPIVEECVKLVDQFIPELVETLASQMNPSVVCSVAGLCNSAHIDILLSKFKEQTSENKKIKSISLEKDELEPDECSKCFTIATHMEYNLKDISKDKMLQQMLDICGNFSSFSDACSSIILTYFDTIYSHLQDNFNAQNICHLSGQCSDKFHKHEDGTVKPINVEIRPLSSVGMVEVDDDLPCKLCEQLVGHLKDLLVANTTEAEFHLVLQGLCKQTKSFATECKAIVDEYYPEIYTYLTTKLNGNVVCQMSGICPSPGKRITGSIAPLIPIKAAEIGLHILDKKIDTEIDNKHRNTEIEEMQLPIERYGLSLTGPRTSTGIDSKEGCALCEYVLHYVQIAITDPTNEEKVKQIIGKICKKLPNSVESECEQFINTYGDAVVALLAQEIDPSQVCPMIHICPSEELIELWNKAPKGYIIERHDKPSCPLCLLALTQIYNAIKDNKTEVKIKDELDKLCSHLPNSLIDQCTDFVKEYSKELVEMLLADLTPKEICVYIKLCNPEEDPGPRNLFLTDKDGEIMTNEIPDFLPLQPSIKNKVKDSTTCVICEFVMQYIDKEMTKKKNRDEIENIVYGICKHLPKTISKECNNFVSQYADAVIQILSEDVTPKEVCTMIGFCTVDTKKIKESMEECALCQLVISTIDKLLDNPKVDSDIEEVVSKICKYMPANKQNKCVMMMEVYEQSIINIIKSHGDVKKICSKIVLCSKNDYLAMMLMPARIKPSDMTNEKCKWGQNYWCKNYENAVKCKAVEYCRKNIWKDFAIGQK from the exons ATGAAGGAGATGTTAATCGCGCTTTGCGCGATTTTAGCTG tATCCACAGCTAAATCAATTATTACAGCAGAAAGTGCGCCCTATCTTTTGGGAGCTAAAGAATGTACATGGGGTCCATCTTATTGGTGTCATAATATAAC AACTTCTGCAAATTGCAATGCCACCCATCATTGTATTAAAAAGGTTTGGGAGAAAATGGAAGTACCAGAAGATAATGATACAGTTTGTGGAGTATGTAAAGATATGGTGCAACAGGCACGAGATCAACTGGAAAGTAATCAGACTCAACAAGATTTGAAAGCAGTCTTTGAAGGCAGTTGCAAGTTGATTCATATTAATCCAATAGTAGAGGAATGTGTAAAACTTGTTGATCAATTCATTCCTGAACTTGTGGAAACTTTGGCTTCTCAAATGAATCCATCTGTAGTATGTTCTGTAGCAGGTCTCTGTAATTCAGcacatattgatatattactGAGTAAATTTAAAGAACAAACATCAGAG aataagaaaataaaatccattTCATTGGAGAAAGATGAACTTGAACCTGATGAATGTTCTAAATGTTTTACGATTGCAACACACatggaatataatttaaaagatatatcaaaGGACAAAATGTTGCAACAGATGCTCGATATTTGTGGAAATTTCAGCTCATTTTCAGATGCTTGCTCATCCATAATTCTGACATACTTTGATACGATTTACTCTCATCTTCAAGACAACTTCAATGCACAGAATATATGTCATTTATCAGGCCAGTGTAGTGATAAGTTCCACAAACATGAAGATGGAACTGTAAAG CCTATAAATGTAGAAATAAGGCCACTTTCCAGTGTTGGTATGGTTGAAGTTGATGATGATCTTCCATGCAAACTATGTGAACAGCTTGTAGGTCATTTAAAAGATTTGTTAGTAGCAAACACTACTGAAGCTGAATTTCATTTAGTGCTTCAAGGTCTTTGTAAACAAACGAAATCTTTTGCTACTGAA tgCAAGGCAATTGTTGATGAATATTACCcagaaatatacacatatctcACAACAAAGTTAAATGGCAACGTTGTATGTCAAATGTCTGGAATTTGCCCCAGTccaggaaaaagaataact GGTTCAATTGCACCTCTGATTCCTATAAAAGCTGCAGAAATTGGTCTACATATTTTagataagaaaattgatacagaaattgataataaacatCGTAACacagaaatagaagaaatgcAATTACCAATAGAAAGATATGGTCTTTCTTTAACTGGACCAAGAACATCAACAGGTATTGACAGCAAAGAAGGGTGTGCATTATGTGAATATGTGTTGCATTATGTACAAATCGCTATTACGGATCCTACTAATGAG gaaaaagtaaaacaaattattggaaaaatatGTAAGAAATTACCAAACAGTGTTGAAAGTGAGTGtgaacaatttattaatacttatGGAGATGCAGTTGTAGCTCTTTTAGCTCAAGAGATCGATCCATCTcag GTATGTCCAATGATACATATATGCCCATCAGAAGAGCTGATAGAACTTTGGAATAAAGCTCCTAAAGGCTACATAATTGAAAGACATGATAAACCAAGTTGCCCATTATGTTTACTAGCTCTAACACAAATCTATAATGCTATTAAGGACAACAAAACAGAA gttaaaataaaagatgaactTGATAAATTATGCAGTCATTTGCCAAACTCTTTGATCGATCAGTGTACAGATTTTGTGAAAGAGTATAGTAAGGAACTAGTGGAAATGTTACTTGCTGATCTTACACCAAAAGAAATTTGTGTTTATATCAAGTTGTGCAATCCGGAGGAAGATCCAGGACCAAGAAACTTATTCTTAACTGATAAAGATGGTGAAATAA tGACTAATGAGATACCTGACTTTTTGCCACTACAAccaagtattaaaaataaagtaaaagatagTACGACTTGCGTTATATGTGAATTTGTGATGcaatatattgataaagaaatgaccaagaaaaaaaacagagatgAAATCGAAAATATCGTTTATGGTATTTGCAAACATCTTCCAAAGACAATTTCTAAGGaatgtaataatttcgttAGTCAATATGCCGATGCTGTAATACAAATTCTTTCGGAGGATGTTACACCAAAAGAAGTTTGTACGATGATTGGTTTCTGTACAGTTGatacgaaaaagataaaag AATCTATGGAAGAATGCGCTTTATGTCAATTGGTTATATCGACAATCGATAAACTTCTGGATAATCCTAAAGTAGATAGCGATATCGAAGAGGTCGTATCGAAAATTTGCAAATATATGccagcaaacaaacaaaataaa TGCGTTATGATGATGGAGGTATACGAACaaagtataataaacataattaaatcacATGGTGACGTTAAGAAAATATGTAGTAAAATTGTACTGTGTTCGAAGAATGATTATCTCGCTATGATGTTAATGCCTGCACGTATCAAACCATCCGATAtgacaaatgaaaaatgtaaatggGGTCAGAATTATTGGTGTAAGAATTATGAGAATGCCGTCAAATGCAAG GCTGTAGAGTATTGTAGGAAGAATATATGGAAAGATTTTGCAATTGGACAAAAATAA